DNA from Streptomyces luteogriseus:
CACGCCCAGCGTCCGCAGCCGCCCCAGCGCGAGAGTGAGCCCCACGGGCGCCGACTCCCCGGGCAGCCCCTCCACCCGGTGCACCGCGTCCTCGCCGACGACGGCCAGCACAGCGTCGTCCGGCGAGACATGTCCGGCCAAAAGGGCATTTCCCCAAGCTGCGAGACGTCCAGCACGTGGTTCCGAGAGCATGCCTCCACCCTAGGACCCTCCAAGGACCGGACCGAGGGAATGTCCCGGCCGACCGGTGGCGTAGATTTCATGGAGGGCTGCGCCCACCGGCGCGGCGGACCGAGCCACAGGCTTACGCGACAGCCGAGACCGGCCACACTGCAAGGGGAGACAACGCGCTCATGAGCGATGTTCTGGAGCTTCAGGACGTATCCGTGGTCCGTGAGGGCCGGGCTCTGGTGGACCAGGTCTCCTGGTCGGTCAAGGAGGGCGAGCGCTGGGTCATCCTCGGCCCGAACGGCGCCGGCAAGACCACCCTCCTCAACCTCGCCTCCACCTACCTCTTCCCCAGCTCGGGCACCGCGTCCATCCTCGGCGAGACCCTCGGCCGGCCCGGCACCGACGTCTTCGAGCTGCGCCCCCGCATCGGCATGGCCGGCATCGCCATGACCGAGAAGCTCCCCAAGCGCCAGACCGTCCTCGAGACGGTCCTGACCGCCGCCTACGGCATGACCGCCACCTGGCACGAGGACTACGAGGACATCGACGAACAGCGCGCCCGCGCCTTCCTCGACCGCCTCGGCATGAGCGACTACCTGGAGCGTCGGTTCGGCACGCTCTCCGAGGGCGAGCGCAAGCGCACCCTGATCGCCCGCGCCCTGATGACCGACCCCGAGCTGCTCCTCCTCGACGAGCCCGCCGCCGGCCTCGACCTCGGCGGCCGCGAGGACCTCGTCCGCCGCCTCGGCCGTCTCGCCCTGGACCCGATCGCCCCCTCGATGCTCATGGTCACCCACCACGTCGAGGAGATCCCCCCGGGCTTCACCCACGTCCTCATGATCCGCCAGGGCAAGGTCCTCGCCGCAGGCCCGCTGGAGCTGGAGCTCACCTCCCGCAACCTGTCCCTCTGCTTCGGCCTCCCGCTCGTGGTCGAACAGTCGGGCGAGCGCTGGACCGCACAGGGCCTCCCGCTCACCTGAAGCCGACCGTCATCCCACAAATCCCGGAGTGAGAACGGGATTTCACACCACGGGCGCCCTGTCGGCGACAGGGCCCGCGGACCTACCATGACCATGTGGAAATAGACGCATGGCTGTGGTGGCTGATCGGCGCGGCAGCGCTCGGCATCGCGCTCGTGGTCACCGCGATGCCCGAACTCGGCATGCTGGCGGTGGGCG
Protein-coding regions in this window:
- a CDS encoding ABC transporter ATP-binding protein, which produces MSDVLELQDVSVVREGRALVDQVSWSVKEGERWVILGPNGAGKTTLLNLASTYLFPSSGTASILGETLGRPGTDVFELRPRIGMAGIAMTEKLPKRQTVLETVLTAAYGMTATWHEDYEDIDEQRARAFLDRLGMSDYLERRFGTLSEGERKRTLIARALMTDPELLLLDEPAAGLDLGGREDLVRRLGRLALDPIAPSMLMVTHHVEEIPPGFTHVLMIRQGKVLAAGPLELELTSRNLSLCFGLPLVVEQSGERWTAQGLPLT